TGCCCTCGCAGAAACCCCGGGCCACTCTTAGCTGCCTTCTCGCCTGGTCCTCCTGCTCGGTGTGCGAAATGGAGCGGAGAATGTCCGAGTGGGCATCTCCAGGCCGCGGAGTCCCCCGGGCCGAGCGCGCTGCCAGGGCTGAACCTGAGAAAGCAGAAGTTCGCGGATTCGAAGTGACGACCCCGGCACCCCTCCACCAAGCGGACCCGCCCACAGAAGGAAAAGGCCTGCCTGGGATAGACCCCCCAATGGGGTCGTGCGTGGTGAGGGATAGGCCTCCTCACCCGAGACCGCCTCTGCGGGCCCTGCTACCGTCCCCGGAGCCGCAGGTTTCTGCCGGCTCAGGAAGGCTAGGGTCCTTCTTTCTTGTTTGGTCAACGCCAAAGCAGATCTGCCCCATGGCGTCGCCCCTCCCCCCCATTACGGAGGGCAGCTCCCTTGTATGGAGCTGCCCGCGTACCCGCACACACCCCTCTTTGAGGCCTAGCCTCTGGGACAGCTTAGCCCCGTGGCTGAGATCAGAAACAGGATCTGAGCAGCGCGGGTCTGAACTCTGGTCTGCCACTTGGAAAAAGTGTTAATCACGCAGcccagtaaaatggagataataagagAAACTATCTCGTAAGAGTggggtgagaattaaatgagttagtatgtGAAAAGTGCTTTTGACAGTACCTGGCAAATGGAAAGCGCTTAAATGTTAAGCgcccatgatttaaaaaaaaaaaaaaaagtggtggtgAGGGGATGGAATGTAACGAGGCCCCAGTGGAACACCCATTTTAATCCCTCGTGCTTCTCCGCAAAGCCTTCTGCCCAGGGGCTCTGATTTTGTTGTCTGAGAGAACTTGAGTCAGGCCTCGAGATCAGGGTCGGCAAACCAGCGCTGCTTGcgtagggagaggggagagagattggATTTAGAAATCTGAGGCCAAGCCCTGCCCTACCGCAGCTTCTACTCAAGGGTGGAACCTAGCCTAGactcccgcccccaccccaccgccaAAGCTGCCAAACCTAGCAGGAGATCTCCCGAGGTTCCCCAACCGTTTTGGCATGGGGGTGGACACAGCAGGGTCACCGTCTCGACTCAGCTCGTGCCAACGGGCTCATTAAATCCCCCTGCGGGCAATCCTCGTCCCAGGAATAAGTAAATCTCCTCCTAGTCTGGCTTGGAGGAACCAAGGGTCGCTGGAGGCGGCCAGGTTTACCCTCCTAGCCCCCATCCAAGTCTCTCTGAGAGGGCGAACGCTGGGCCACGCAGGGGCACAGTGTTCCTCTGCGAACACAGCCTGCGCCCAAGGCTGGCTTTGAGGCGGCGACTAATTTGGGGCCGGGAAAGCCGAACCCTGGGGTCGGCGTCTTGGCTGACAGGGCTCTCTCCCCGGCCACTGGGCTAGCAGGCGATTCCTAGCAAATTCTCCCAAGGAGATGGGTCCGTGTTTATCAACCGGCATGCCCCGCCAGTCCCTTTCTTTGGTAAACACTCTTTAAACAAACAGCCATCAGGTCTGTTATTGCCAAAGCTGCTCAGAGCTTTAATAAAAGCCCAGGGAAGATCAGAACCCGCGTCCAAAGCTGCTGCTTAATCCAATGAAGGCAATTTCCGAGGATAATTGCGAACATGTTTTAATGCATATGCAtgaaaaaggatttttttccgAGAGACCGACTTTACATGCTTATGTAATTGATTGAGGCGCTGACCCGCTATTCAAAATGTTATTTGAGAACCATCAGAATGCGTAAACTTGCAAATTGCCCAGCTTGTATCTGAATTAATACCTCATTCATCATCATTATGGGTTGATAAGTTAATTTAACCATTTCATTCTGCCTTAATGAGCTATAGTTAAATTAATGCCACATAATATatgaaagtaacatttaaatagAAGCACTGGGCTGAGACAAGCTGAGGCTGCTGCTATTTGGGCTAAAATAAGGTGACATAAATCTTTTCTTCATTACAGGACCCAGTCTGCTCTACCAGCAGTTATgaagtatttattcattcactttctTTTGCGAAGTTGCTTTGCCAAATAGCATAGGTAAATTATGTGAGCTTGTAAATAATGCCTGAGGACGTATTTATTACAATAAgatcagggtggggtgggggaatctataaaaagtattttcacaGCAAGCTTACCCAGTGCCCTAGGAAAGCCAGGGCCCCCAACTGCCGGCTTCCCCCACAAGGCTCCGGAGGACACCAGTTTCACTCCAAAGGGTCTGCTCTGGATTCGAACCCCAGAAAACCAGTGTGCCCCTTTTCCCACTTGCAAACTGGACtactcccttttcccttccctccctgggtCTCTCTTATCTCACCTTGACCCTGGTCTTCCTAAGACAGGAAATGGTGAGGTGGCTGGGGGCTCTGCCCTCAGTGTAAAGGAAGTCTGAAGGCAGGAGGGCCCCCCCCCAGGAATGGTTCAAGAAGGCTTAATGAAGAGCTTTGGGCCCAGACCTTAGGTCAAAGGAGCAGGGGTGAGGAGGACTCTGAGGAAAGAGAAGTACCAGGTCAAAGGATCACCAAAGAGAGGGAGGTGCCCCCAGGAGCCAGAACCCACTAGCTTTCTCCCACTCTACTCCCAAGCCAGTCATTCCTGgggacaagttacttaagctAGAGGGGATTCCCTCCATCTGAGAGGGGTGCGGACAGGGCAGGGATCTGTGCAGTCACAGGATCCTTTAATGTTTTGTTGTCTCTGTCTTGAAATTTCTAATAACTTTTGAACAAGGAACCCACATGTTCGTTTGGTATTGGGACCACAAATTACATAACCAGCCTTAggtggagaagagaggaggaaaagatgCTGGCTTTCCATGACCACTGCAGGGCTTTATGCCCTCTTCTCCACTTGAAAGTGGACCCCCACTTCTGACCAAACCATTGCTCAGAACATTAATGGACAAAAGATGATGTGAGCCCTACAGTGTTCTCCAGGGTTTCTGGGCTCAGGCCTCTGCTGTTAgtgttgggggcgggggcggtgtgAAGAGCATGGAAAGGCTCCACATAGCAACAAAATATACACACTCTGACCTGATCGGCAAAGGAAAATGTCCAGGGGCTTGGCTGAGAAGTAAGGTCACTTTCCTTACTCATAAGGGCCAGGAAAGAGACTCAAGTTTTAAGGGAAAAAGTTACCTCTTCCCTTTGGAGATTCAGAGCAGGTAGAGTTGAAAGGACATCTTTCCTAGAATAAATAGCAAAGTGGAAAACTGTGAGAGTTTGGGCCTGTTGTATATAAGGAAGTAGAGTTGTAAATAggtagatttgtttgtttgtttttttgtttgtttgttttcttgcacCTAAAAAGGCAGGAAACCCAGGCATTCTGGGAAGCAAAAGGGAATACAATTCGAGGAAGAGGGAAAATAACAAGGGAAAAATTCTGCAATTTTTCTAGTCTCCATAACCTATTTAATTGCAGAAGGTACCGATTGTTTCATAAGACGCCTTGATATTTCTGAGTTTGGAGCGCCCAGGATGCCCCGGTAAGCTTCTTCAGAGGGACTGGGGAGCAGCACACTGCTTTCATTTCCCCTCGAGGTGGTTCGTTCCACCTTAAATAACTAGTGCTTTTTGGTCCCAAACGCGTCCTGTAGTTCAGGTTTTTTTGTCCTCCCTGCAGCAGCTGTCACCCTGCATTACTCGCAGTCAGCTAAATGAAACATTATTCTAAACATATGCATCGTAATCAGTTCGGTCACACTTACAAGAACACGCGTTAATAAGGCAATCAATCACCCTGGAACAAGCAAGTTGTTCTGTAACAGCTCATAAACAGTGTGTAATGAAGAATTGGAGGTTACCGTGACATGCGTTGATCAGATAATCAATGTCAAAGATGCGATGAATGTCAGTAAATGTAGTTTTCATGTCGTTTCTATAAAATCTTCAATTTACAACAAGCAGTTCAATTACCCAGAAAATACAGTCAATTAAATAGGGGTGATTGGACAGTAGGGGGGTGGATCATCGATCTTTGCATTTCTATCTCGCCAGTGGACATTTAATTTGGTTTTTCTATTAGCAacgaaataaagaaaatataaaatatattaaacaacctacagatttattttcttgtcaAAAACAATTCGAGCTTGATGACAGACAGTCTTCTGCATTTtatgatgaattattttttcattctttgcaCACTTGAGACCAAAAATAATATGCTGTTATTTTGGACAGGGTTTTTTGGCCACTGTCTTTTTCCGTTTGCTGGCCCATCTATCTcaatgcttttgtttttaagggtTACAACCCCCGAGTTAGCAAAGAGCACTGAAAACCAGGGTGATACATCACCAGTCCAAATGTGCTGCTATAATCGTATTTCTTTAATGGGGGTgttcaagaaaagagagaaggggaaagggagaaaaaacttatggggtgggagggagccctCGGGATTACTCTGGTATATATTTAACCAACCTGCAATTAAAGACGGTATCAGCTTGTATCATTTAGAGCTAATGCAATAATAATGGTAAATTACAGGCCAAAATGGCTTGTGATCGCAGCCTCTCTATTCCCAGTAGTGTCCACGTCGTTGTAATTAATGCCAGGGTGAGCAGTTGGGAAAAGAAAATTTCGAGGAAGGGACATCTTGGTTTTTAAATCGAATAGAAATAGACCACTTTGCACACACCATTGACTCTTGCATTTTGCCATCAAAATATCGACTTTAAGGCAGATCTGTAAATACACGAAGAGACGGATTAAACTCAAGAAAGGAGCAGGGACTGGGGGGAAAAAGGGGgcagaaaactgaagcaaaagaaagaggagggggaaataacattttaaagtatccAATTGCCTCAAATATTCACAGCCAATTTGGTAAAATGTTCACAGCAAGTAACATAGAAACATTACTAGAATTTAAAGGATATGCCATACTCCCTGAAAGGAGGCCAAAGGAGACAGCTAGTGAGGAAGGGGGAGCTAGGAGTAGGGAGCGTGTGTTCGATGCTTTCCAGGGCCTGTTAAATGTAGACTTTTTCCCTGAATAAAAGATTAATATGTACTCCATAAACGGgagaataaaaaatgggcaagttAATTAGATGGAGGAATTAATTTTGTTGACCTTTGTAGTActgcaaaaatataaacagcccCCAGCCCTGAGTCGTGTGCATACACTCCTTGTATCTATGCCAGCGTGTCCTCTACATTGCGTATCCACACACACTACTCCTAAACACTCCTATCTGTTTAGCCAGCCAATTAACGTTAAACCAATGTTTGGATGTACTGCATGTCTCCTATAAACATGAGTAATGTATTTGCCGTAAAAATAATGATTAGAATGAATTAGTCCGTCTGATATGTGTATTATATGGATTTAAATATGTTGTTTTAAGAGATTTTCATAACCCTGGATGccacagttaaaaacaaacaccagCATGCACCGTTTTGCAATctcttaaacaaataaaatcgctttgatttaaataacatttattttacatgaccaaacacaataaataacataatataCAAAGCTTTATAATTATTGCACATTTGTAAAATATCTTACAGTGAGTTCATACAGCCAGCAATATTTAAAGCACAAAGACtttatttacagttttgttttaatataataaCCAGATCCAATGGACCTAACATAAGAtgaatttatgttaattttaCCAACCAGCGTTCTcatcaataatatatattttggagggaAGTGTAAACATTATTGCCTAAAGTAGTTATATACATCTGATAGCTGATCATAAGAAAGGACATTAACAATCTACAAAGGTAAAGCTGATAAAAGGATAccatattttggtttattttatttagccttaaattatatattaatattttaatgtaaacgCAGTAAGAGCTGGTATAATCAATTTTTAATGTAAGTAGTCTCATcgctttaaaggaaaaaagaacacagaaagttGAGGTTTAGATCATTGCTATTTCATTGGGAAGTTCTCTAATATTTCATGGGAATATTTTAATAGACCCCAGGGAAAATACTGTTTCcccttgaaatattttccatttgatgaaaataataatttcccctgtaaagtgaattctttcaaaagttTCCTGAAAGcctatttttaggaaataaattttttaaatccagtgTCTTTAACACAAATATGTCAGAACATGaatttgaaataaatcacagaaaaGAGTGCCAATGGGTATATATGGATGTGTGTGCATCtcttacatatgtatatgtttaagaGACCagatatctatatatgtatgtatatatacatatatatacacacacatacacgaatATGTAGGTAGCACCTacatttaaatacacacacatacccacttCGCTAGGTCTAAACATGCACTAGCAAGTTATTTTAGGGCTCTTCAGAAAAGCTCATTATGTGAGGAGCGAAGTGGCTCTGCGGGGAGCATTATGGAAATATCTGGGCTTGATTTAATGAGGCTGTTCACATTGGTGGAATATCAACTTAGAGAAAAGTCTACCCAGGGCGTCCAAGTTACCAAAATGAAAATTGGCAATTGAGATGATAAGAACGTGGCTTTCTTCTGCGAAATCACTTCAGGTAACAGAGATAACATTAAATAACATACATTCTATGCACCAAGAACAATGTTTTATGTACCGAGTCTCTTATCCGTCTCTCCTAATGACTTCCCTTAGCGGGTTGTTAGTACTTGACAGCAGGTCTCCGTGCGGGGAACTTTTCTCCAATTCCACATTCAAAGGAGGTCCATCAGAGAGCATGATTGGCAATTTTCGTCATAATCTGCACATTATTAGCATCAAAATTGACGTGGCAGTTAACACTGGTGGGTTTTGATGTGCCTTTCTTCAAGTTCAAGGAAACCCCTCCAGTAGCTGGGGTTGGCAGAGCGGGTCTCAACAACCCAGCGGTGGCTTTGCAGAGGCGAAGGCGCAATAGACATGCGTGAGAAATAAGCCAAGAACCATTTTATCCGAGGAAAAGGAAAGcgaggagggaagggggtgaggggaagaGTTCGAACTTAGAAAAGTGTCTAAGGAAATGCTTCAGgataatatatatttagaaattcaaGTATTTCCCAGATGGAGTGGAACCCAATCGTTGGAAAACTGAGCTGAAAACGCTTCTTCAAATACTACAGCGATCTGTCAGTTTTGCCCTCCCCATCCTTTcgtttccctttcctttcctggcCTGGCTGTGGCAATCTCATTAGCCATTACTTTTTGCATAAAATATGCAAGACGCCTCCATCCCAAACCGCAGATCAGAAGAGAGAAGGGGGTTGTGGGCCGAGAGACAGGCGGCAAGACCGCCGCCCCTTCCCATCTCGGCTTTGGGGCTTTGTCCTTTCCGGGGACGGCGGCCACCGCCCCACCATCCTTGTCCCCCGCACGCAGTAAacaatctcacacacacacccgcaGCCGCCCGCGCTCTCCATCCGCCCTCCAGGCCTTCTTCTCAGACCTCCATTCTTCCGCTCTCCTCGGATAGGGCCCCTAACAAGCTCAGGATGAGAGAAAAACTGCTACCTCTTCTCACCCtcgtttaaagaaaagaatggatgGAAGAAACAGAGAAGCAGCAGGAACATCGGGGGTGGATTTCCCTCCCGCACAAAGCACTAGCGCACACCATTcccttctctttgttgtggttctCCTTGCTTCTGGCCACGTGGCTCAGCCGAGTAACCGGGCCTGACGGCTTAAGCCAGGACCCGAGACTCCAGAGGACTAGTTTGGGGGCGAGGAGATTGTCTTGGGGAGACCAAGAGCTCGGGACAGAGGCAAAAAAGCGGGGTCTGGGCGGCGGGAAACATACTTAGAGGAGGGGAGGTGGCTGGGTAgcaaatacaaaaatagaaataatttgaggGTAAGCACGCCGAGCTTTCGTGCCGGCTCTTCCCCCCAATTCGGGACAGGTTCCCTTAGGCCTCCCGCGCTGGGGCGCCCCCTGGCGACAGCCTCAGCAGCGGGCAGAGCGCAGAGGGCACGTGGGCGCACAGGGGGCACGGGGGGCGCTCAGGGGACTCCCGGGCACACTCGGAGCGGCGGGCGCGGCCCCCTGGCGGCGGCGACGTAGTTATCTGGTGAGCGGCGCCTCGTCCCTCTGGTCCGGTGGGCTCACGGCGGTCTTGCTAAGCACAGCGGCTGAGTAGGGCAGGAAGCCGCTCTCGGGGCGTGGCGCTGCGGCGCTGCAGCCGAAGTCCGAGCCCCCGGCGGCCCCagcgccgccgccaccgccgctgcCACccccgccgcctccgccgccgccacCCCGGGAGCCcagggcggcggcggcagcggctgCTGCCGCCGCGGCCGACTGACTGCTGTGGCAACTGAGGCACGAGCAGGGTGCGGAGCCGCCGCTGGGGGGCGCCCCGGCCGCCGCGGCCGAGGAGGCCGCGGCCGCCGCAGCAGCTGCTGCCGCTGCGGCCGAGGCCGCGCTGTTGAGCCCCGCGGCGGCCGCGGGCGTCTGGTAGAGGCCCGGGTGACGGAAGCTGCACAGCAGCTCCGGCCGCGAGTAGGGATGCGAGAGCGCGCGGAAGGTGTCCAGCGGGCGGATGGAAGTGGCGAAGGGCGATGAGGCCGCGGCCGCTGCGCCGGAGGCCGCAGCGGCCGCGGCCGCAGCCGTGACACCCACGTGCGGGTAGTAGTGCAGCGGCACGTGCGAGTGGAAGGGGTAGGGCAGGCTTCCAGTAGCGGCCGCGTGCGTCATCATGTAGGTGTAGAAGCTGGGGTCGGCCGGGTGCGGCCACGACATGGCCAGGCGCTGCCGCTTGTCCTTCATGCGCCGGTTCTGGAACCACACCTGCGGGGAGAGCCGCGCCGCAGCCCGAGTTAGGAAGCGTCCCGAGgccccagcccccgccctgcgcctccccgcccctcccggaCCTCCGAATAGCCTGGCCTACGCCCCTCCGACCGGGCCCAGCCCCGAGtcccctctcctcttccagcTGGGACAGTGTGGGCGGCAGTGTGGAGCGCCGTAGGCACACCCTCCTAAGCGAACAGAGTCTTCTTCCCTGTGTCCAATTGCTGCGGCTCCTCGGGCTTCTGCTCCCTTGCTTTGGGCTGCGTTTTCTCGTCCCAACCCaacctttcctccccttcctgccacccACCGGTGCCCGGCCTCGCCAAGCACCCGTCTCTCAATACCAGGATTTGCACGGGGATTCTAGGCCTCCTTTGACGAGAAGCTGCCGCTGCAGCTTTTCTAAAAAGTCGCCGCGCGAGGTCTTGAGTCCTCTGAGCTGCAAGGAATTGTCCCGAGGGGCACGGGTCCGGTTCTGATATTGAAGGGATGGTTTTGTTGGAATCTTTTGCTTCAAATGAGTGGCGGGAGCAACATCCTCTTAAACTGGGAAAGGGACTTTTCTACCCCTCCCCACACGGTATCTAATGAAGACATCATTCGTCACAACTCTAAATTAAAGAAAGCCCGACCAAACCGAAGGGAGACTTTCACACTCCTCCCCTATCCCGTGgagtttcctcttttctttttctagagtgCCAGATCCTCCGTGAGGATAGCCCAGCCTCCCGGCTATCTCTCCTGgacttataataaaattaatcgCCTAAAGATATGTAAATAAGGACAATTTCGTTGCTCCCCCCCGGGAGgttgcttttttccctttgcccaggagaaaaaatgtttagaaaacttTCTCAACCTAAtcgatttttaaaatacagtatccTTTCTCCTTGTTGTAACgatttatgtgaaaaataaatctccAAGATCAAGAGCAAATGGAAAGTTTCACCTTTGGTTCGTGCCAGAGGAACAAAGACCAGACGGCTTTGCCGCCGAGGGGAAAGTGAGGCCAAGGACATGGGCTAGGGGCACCTGGGCAGGCGCTGAGCTGAGGCGAGCGTTTGCGGCATGGGCTGCGCCATTCGGGGGCTTCCCAGGTCAGCCAGGCCGGCCAACCCTTCGGATACGGCAGCTGAGAAATAAATATGCCAGTTCCTTTGGTGACTCTCCCCGCGGGTTTTCAGGCCCTCAGCTAAATCTAGCCACccagaaaggagaaacaaaaatcaaCCCAGACACCCTGGGGGAGGCTAGAACAGGCGCATGCTGGAATCAATACCTTGATAGTGGTTTCGGGAAGGTTGAGCGCAGCGGCCAGCTCGCACCGGCGGGGCCGCGACACATAGTTCTCCCGGTAGAACTCCTTCTCCAGGCGCGCGATCTGTTCGCGGGTGAACGCCGTGCGGTAGCGCCGCACCTGATCCGCGCCAGAGCCGGAGCCGACCAGCGCtgcgcccgcgccgccgccgccgccgcctccatGCAGGCTGCCGAGGCCAGAGCCCGACGCAGACGTCGTGGTGCCCGCGGCTGAGCCACTCTCCGCGAACCCTGGCAAACAAACGGCCGACAGCGCATGAGTCACCGTAAGACCAAGATCTCCGCGCTGGGGCTGCACGAGGATGGGGGAAGCCGCAAGAGGAAGGCGAGGCGCTGCCTGAATTGATGGGATCTGTCATGCTTACAAATTGCTGCCGTTAATGGAATCAATAAAGTTTGGGGAGCTCTTCATAACCAAATAATAGGAACTCAATTGGGagggggggttgttttgttttaataaaaggaaattttcaacTCAGGAGGAAAATTGGCCAAGGGAAAATGCCTACATCTAGACTCAGTTTGAGAAGCTCTGGATTTGCCATGATCTGGAGACCGCAGGTCAGCTTTCTGTACGGCCTCTAACCTTTCTTTGACAGTCTTTGGgatttggtttaaaatattttaagattggAAAGACAGCAGTAAGTAGCTCAAACAGGAACCATTCGGGGGTGGACTCTACTTTTCAACTCTCTCCCGCTGACCCAAGAGGGTCTCCCAGAGGCGCCCAGCGAGGCTCCCTTCGACTTAGAATGCCCCCTTCACTCGGCCTTGGGGCTCAGAGGCCGCGGAGTTCGGAGCAGCTGCCCTGGGCAGCCTTCCCCCAACGCGACTCAGTGGATGGCTAGGGGTAGGTCGGCTCGCACGGGTGTTTAGACCCGCTCGCAGAAACATTTTCTCGGACTCAGGAGCGAGGGCAGGCCCCAGGCCTGCGTCTCTCTGGGAGGCTCAAGGAGCAGAGCCGGAGGGCACGGTTCCACGCCTGCGTCCCGCCCCCGCCTGAACCAGCTCTGTGCAGCTCGCTGCAGAGGGTCGGAGAGGGGCAAAGGCACCAAGAACAGCCGGCAGGGCAGCGGAGGAACAGAGAGGATGGGACTGGAGAGCGCGTCGCGGGCGGCGCGATTACCTTTGCCATTGTTTTCCTTGAGCGGCGCGGCGCCGAGGCCGCCGGGCGAGCGCAGCGCCGAGCAGCCCACCTCCACGTCGCTGCTCATGTCCGCCTCGGCTGCCGCCTCTGAATAATGACCCGGCTTTTTTCGGCCCTCCGCGGCGGACGCGATTTCGGAGGAGACGGTGCTTTCGCTGCCCGGGTGCTGCAGGTTGAACAAAGTATCTATTTCGAATTTGCCCTTGGCAGGGAGGTCTCCCAGAGCGCTGTGCAGGGGGGCGGACGGCAGGCGAGGGCTGAGGCGAGCCGGGTGCTGCGAATTTTCCAGGGCCTCGAGCACAGCATTGCCAGCCGAGTCGGACAAATTGGAGAACCTCTTGCCGGCCGTGGGGCTGTGCAGCCCTCTCTCCATCAGAATCatctcttttcttattctttccatCATCTCAGCTTTCTAAAAAATGTCACAGTGGCCCGGCTGTCCCGTCCTAATGATGGGCTGCGCCTAGGGCTAATTCTCATTCAGCCCCAGCGAGCGCCTCTAAATATTATTATCTCTTTTGGAGGGAGGCGGAAAAATTGTGGGATGCCACAGCGAGGGAATGACTGGTCAAAATGACCCATACATCCTTCCGAGCCCGAGATGTCATTCATCAAAAAGTAGCGCTCGCTCGTCATTAAGGTACGAATGACGCCGTTCGAATAATCATTTATTGTAACAGGtttataagcaaataaatacacGCTCCTGTCAGTGGGTAATGAAGGCGGCTTCAGAGCAGACAAATAGATCCAGGTAGGAGGCGAGAAGAGACAAGAAGTGAGGAGGAAGGCTCCCGGTCCTTTGCCCGCTCAGAGCAGGTTCTGCTCGCCCGGGGGTTTGGCCTCGGGGGTGAAATTGACAGTCTGATTAATAGAGCGCGCAGCGGCACATTTCCCCCTTCATTTAGGGGCATCATTACGCTCTCAGTTTGCTGGGTTGCCCCTTAGGTCCTAATCATGCAGCGCCTTCCTCATTTTTCCTCGGACACAGATACGTGTTAAATAATAGATAATGCTTTGATTTTCCAGAGTAGATCGTCgggaagttttgtttgtttgtttgtttgtttttaacatttacaaGCGGGAGGAGGGTAAGGGGGGGACGGGGGAGGATGTAGGAAGAGTTGCGTAAGGAGAAGACCTTGCGCTCCTGTCTGGATTACTTATCTTTCGAATTTCAGaaccaaatatgtattttatttaacaaataagacGCCGcgttctctctctccccacttcttCGCCTCAGCCTGGCTACTCTCCTCCCAcccag
This Balaenoptera musculus isolate JJ_BM4_2016_0621 chromosome 7, mBalMus1.pri.v3, whole genome shotgun sequence DNA region includes the following protein-coding sequences:
- the EVX2 gene encoding homeobox even-skipped homolog protein 2, giving the protein MMERIRKEMILMERGLHSPTAGKRFSNLSDSAGNAVLEALENSQHPARLSPRLPSAPLHSALGDLPAKGKFEIDTLFNLQHPGSESTVSSEIASAAEGRKKPGHYSEAAAEADMSSDVEVGCSALRSPGGLGAAPLKENNGKGFAESGSAAGTTTSASGSGLGSLHGGGGGGGAGAALVGSGSGADQVRRYRTAFTREQIARLEKEFYRENYVSRPRRCELAAALNLPETTIKVWFQNRRMKDKRQRLAMSWPHPADPSFYTYMMTHAAATGSLPYPFHSHVPLHYYPHVGVTAAAAAAAASGAAAAASSPFATSIRPLDTFRALSHPYSRPELLCSFRHPGLYQTPAAAAGLNSAASAAAAAAAAAAAASSAAAAGAPPSGGSAPCSCLSCHSSQSAAAAAAAAAAALGSRGGGGGGGGGGSGGGGGAGAAGGSDFGCSAAAPRPESGFLPYSAAVLSKTAVSPPDQRDEAPLTR